A stretch of the Cyanobium sp. Tous-M-B4 genome encodes the following:
- a CDS encoding aspartyl/asparaginyl beta-hydroxylase domain-containing protein, with protein MFSTEQFSWISEVEANWCNVRRELDAVMEYREGMPNFQDILREVGGIQKDDNWKTFFLKGVGMNCRENARRCPETMRVLAVIPGCTTAFFSILSPRKKIPPHRGAWAGVLRMHLGLMVPEPRKRCRIRIADQVHMWQEGRCLVFDDTYNHQVWNNTDGYRVVLFVDFERPLRWPLNSLNRWVLNLAALAPILREANAKQQAAERSFWQKFAAKTIEP; from the coding sequence GTGTTTTCCACTGAGCAATTCAGCTGGATTAGCGAAGTGGAGGCCAACTGGTGCAACGTGCGCAGGGAACTAGATGCGGTGATGGAATATCGGGAGGGGATGCCGAATTTCCAGGACATCCTGCGGGAAGTGGGCGGCATCCAGAAGGATGACAACTGGAAAACCTTCTTCCTAAAAGGTGTAGGAATGAACTGCAGGGAAAATGCCAGGCGCTGCCCAGAAACCATGCGCGTTTTGGCAGTGATTCCAGGTTGCACCACTGCTTTCTTCTCAATCCTTTCACCCCGAAAGAAGATCCCCCCCCACCGAGGTGCGTGGGCAGGGGTGCTCCGCATGCACCTTGGCCTAATGGTGCCGGAACCTCGGAAGCGATGCCGCATCCGCATTGCTGATCAGGTGCACATGTGGCAAGAGGGACGGTGCCTGGTTTTTGATGACACCTACAATCACCAAGTTTGGAATAACACCGATGGATACAGAGTTGTGCTTTTCGTGGACTTCGAGCGACCGCTGCGCTGGCCGCTTAACAGCCTGAATCGATGGGTGCTGAACTTAGCTGCGCTTGCCCCCATTCTGCGAGAGGCCAATGCAAAGCAGCAAGCTGCTGAACGCAGCTTCTGGCAGAAATTTGCAGCCAAGACAATTGAGCCATAA
- a CDS encoding iron uptake porin → MKLFKQLLVAPAALGLLAPVAATAAELNLDGVNKYASEEQVTSISQFSDVKPTDWAYQALSNLIERYGCVAGYPDGTYKGARAMTRFEAAALLNACLDRVTEVTDELKKLMAEFEKELAILKGRVDGLEAKVGELEANQFSTTTKLKGLATFVVGGASNTGFGDEVTFNYDVRLTFDTSFTGKDLLRTTLRSGNFANSAFGNGNTTLEVAFQEETGGRGTTSGQDTVGINRLFYQFPVGDGLTATFGAKVRQDDMLAMWPSVYPSDTILDLFTFAGARGTYSLNLGAGVGVSYQKDGFSISTNFVSNEAAAESSQIGVGEAYTFTTQVGYAGKNFGAALAYTYSDFADFGQIDGVYSNNMGLSAYWQPSEASWVPSISAGFGYGTSSASLLDDNWSWMVGLQWADAFVKGNSLGMAIGSAGQAALGAGQGTGGLWFDNGEDTIAYELFYKFQVTDNISVTPAFFYIENTGVSDTVGGLLKTTFKF, encoded by the coding sequence ATGAAACTCTTTAAGCAACTCTTGGTTGCACCTGCAGCCCTCGGCCTGCTGGCCCCCGTGGCCGCTACCGCAGCTGAGCTCAACTTGGACGGCGTCAACAAGTACGCCTCCGAGGAGCAAGTCACCAGCATCTCCCAGTTCTCTGACGTCAAGCCCACCGACTGGGCTTACCAGGCTCTGTCCAACCTGATCGAGCGCTACGGCTGCGTCGCTGGTTACCCCGACGGCACCTACAAGGGTGCCCGGGCCATGACCCGCTTCGAAGCAGCTGCTCTGCTTAACGCTTGTCTAGACCGCGTCACCGAAGTGACCGACGAGCTCAAGAAGCTGATGGCTGAGTTCGAAAAGGAACTCGCCATCCTCAAGGGTCGCGTTGACGGCCTTGAGGCCAAAGTGGGCGAGCTGGAAGCCAACCAGTTCTCCACCACCACCAAGCTGAAAGGCCTGGCCACCTTCGTAGTGGGCGGTGCCTCTAACACCGGTTTCGGCGACGAGGTCACTTTCAACTATGACGTTCGTCTGACCTTCGACACCAGCTTCACCGGCAAGGACCTGCTGCGCACCACCCTGCGCTCCGGCAACTTTGCTAATTCCGCCTTCGGCAACGGCAACACTACCTTGGAAGTCGCTTTCCAGGAAGAAACAGGTGGTCGCGGCACCACCAGTGGCCAAGACACGGTTGGCATCAACCGCCTCTTCTATCAGTTCCCCGTGGGTGATGGCCTGACCGCCACCTTTGGTGCCAAGGTTCGTCAGGATGACATGCTGGCCATGTGGCCCAGTGTTTATCCTTCCGACACCATTCTTGACCTGTTCACTTTTGCAGGTGCTCGCGGTACCTACAGCCTGAACCTGGGAGCCGGTGTTGGCGTCTCCTATCAGAAAGATGGATTCAGCATCAGCACCAACTTCGTTTCGAACGAAGCCGCTGCTGAAAGTTCCCAGATTGGTGTTGGCGAGGCTTACACCTTCACCACCCAAGTTGGCTACGCCGGCAAGAACTTCGGTGCCGCTCTTGCTTACACCTACTCCGATTTCGCTGATTTTGGCCAGATCGATGGTGTGTATTCAAACAACATGGGCCTAAGCGCCTATTGGCAGCCCTCTGAAGCGAGCTGGGTGCCCTCTATCAGCGCCGGTTTTGGTTACGGCACCTCCAGTGCCTCCCTCTTGGATGACAACTGGAGCTGGATGGTTGGCCTGCAGTGGGCTGATGCCTTCGTTAAGGGCAATTCCCTTGGTATGGCAATCGGTAGTGCTGGTCAGGCTGCCTTGGGTGCCGGTCAAGGCACTGGCGGCCTCTGGTTCGATAATGGTGAAGACACCATCGCCTACGAACTGTTCTACAAGTTCCAAGTCACCGACAACATCAGCGTGACCCCTGCGTTCTTCTACATCGAGAACACCGGCGTTAGCGATACCGTTGGCGGCCTGCTCAAGACCACCTTCAAGTTCTGA
- a CDS encoding J domain-containing protein has protein sequence MLGVSPTASGAEIKAAYRALVKQHHPDAGGDDRTILALNAAWEVLRDADRRRRYDLTAPTSLDPAGASFSVKRARAQSTRSAATDAVLQQWLQQVYGPIDRLLAQVINPFPAQLKALSADPYDDTLMESFCAFLEQGQSRVDKVELIYRSQVCPPGGQAFALDLYHCLSLVKDALTELERYTMGYVDSYLHDGRELLKQARQRRQNLQSQRRELGI, from the coding sequence GTGCTGGGTGTTTCACCCACTGCTAGCGGCGCTGAAATCAAGGCCGCCTACCGGGCCCTGGTGAAGCAACACCACCCGGATGCCGGCGGCGATGACCGCACAATCCTGGCTCTAAACGCTGCCTGGGAGGTTTTACGCGATGCCGATCGCCGCCGCCGCTACGACCTCACAGCGCCCACCTCTTTAGATCCTGCTGGCGCCAGCTTTTCCGTGAAGCGGGCCCGTGCCCAGTCGACACGCAGCGCTGCCACTGATGCCGTGTTGCAGCAGTGGTTGCAGCAGGTGTATGGGCCGATTGATCGGCTTTTGGCTCAGGTGATCAACCCATTTCCAGCCCAGCTCAAGGCTCTTTCGGCTGATCCCTACGACGACACCTTGATGGAGTCATTCTGTGCCTTTCTTGAACAAGGCCAGTCCCGCGTCGACAAGGTCGAGTTGATCTACCGCTCCCAGGTATGTCCACCAGGCGGACAAGCATTTGCCCTCGATCTTTATCACTGCCTCAGCTTGGTGAAAGACGCTTTAACTGAACTGGAGCGCTACACCATGGGCTACGTGGATTCATATCTGCACGACGGTAGGGAGCTGCTGAAGCAAGCTCGCCAGCGCCGTCAGAACTTGCAGTCCCAGCGGCGGGAGCTAGGGATTTGA
- the ndhO gene encoding NAD(P)H-quinone oxidoreductase subunit O: MADAAPAPAAQTPLKKGSLVRVNKAAYSGSLEANASDALPGYLIEGPGEILAIKGDYAQLRWRRPVPDVWLRLDQLEVFSN; the protein is encoded by the coding sequence ATGGCTGACGCCGCCCCAGCACCTGCAGCCCAAACGCCCTTAAAGAAGGGCAGCCTGGTGCGGGTAAATAAAGCTGCTTACAGCGGCAGCCTGGAAGCCAACGCGAGCGATGCACTGCCGGGCTACTTGATTGAAGGTCCTGGCGAAATCCTGGCTATCAAGGGCGACTATGCCCAGCTGCGCTGGCGACGCCCGGTGCCGGATGTATGGCTGCGGCTGGATCAGCTGGAAGTCTTTAGTAATTAA
- a CDS encoding TIGR01777 family oxidoreductase: MRLLLLGCSGFVGRELVPFLLELGHELTLVSRQSQPFPALVGKRLACIRLDPADAASWADNGLDRALSEAEGVVNLAGEPIAERRWTPGHCQLLLQSRVRTTELLVAALARLEQPPAVLVNGSAVGFYGSSTQMRFSETSPAGSDFLAEICQRWEAAADQVPAACRLVKLRIGIVLGPDGGALGKMLPIFRLGFGGPVGSGRQWMSWIHRHDLCRLIATALEDGAYSGVYNAVSPEATTMGLFASALGKALGRPSLLPVPGPILQLLLGDGAQVVLEGQQVVPERLLAQGFTFQYPQLSAALAAATNPAPR, from the coding sequence ATGCGGCTGCTGCTGCTGGGTTGTTCGGGGTTTGTTGGCCGCGAGCTGGTGCCTTTTCTGCTCGAGCTAGGCCATGAGCTGACCCTCGTGAGTCGTCAGTCCCAGCCCTTTCCGGCTCTGGTTGGTAAGAGGCTGGCCTGCATACGCCTAGATCCGGCCGATGCGGCCAGTTGGGCCGATAACGGCCTTGATAGGGCCCTTTCTGAGGCGGAGGGTGTTGTGAACCTCGCCGGTGAGCCGATCGCTGAACGTCGTTGGACCCCTGGCCACTGCCAGTTGTTGCTGCAAAGCCGTGTTCGCACCACTGAGCTGCTGGTGGCTGCCTTGGCGCGGTTGGAGCAGCCCCCCGCCGTGCTGGTTAATGGTTCAGCTGTGGGCTTCTACGGCTCCAGTACGCAGATGCGCTTCAGCGAGACCAGCCCCGCCGGTAGTGATTTTCTGGCCGAAATCTGCCAGCGCTGGGAAGCGGCCGCTGATCAGGTTCCAGCTGCTTGCCGGTTGGTGAAGCTGCGCATCGGCATCGTGCTCGGCCCCGATGGTGGTGCCCTCGGCAAGATGTTGCCCATCTTCCGTTTGGGTTTCGGTGGGCCAGTCGGATCCGGACGCCAGTGGATGAGCTGGATTCATCGCCACGATCTCTGTCGCTTGATCGCCACGGCCCTTGAAGATGGCGCCTACAGCGGGGTCTACAACGCCGTTAGCCCGGAAGCCACCACCATGGGCCTGTTCGCCAGCGCCCTAGGCAAGGCCCTAGGACGCCCCAGCCTGTTGCCCGTGCCGGGGCCGATCCTGCAGCTGTTGCTTGGCGATGGGGCCCAGGTGGTGCTGGAGGGCCAGCAGGTGGTGCCCGAGCGCTTGCTGGCCCAGGGGTTCACTTTTCAGTATCCCCAGCTCAGCGCTGCCCTCGCCGCTGCCACCAACCCAGCACCCCGCTGA
- a CDS encoding lipid-A-disaccharide synthase-related protein, with product MKPVLLLSNGHGEDLSGALVAAELMQRGIPVEALPLVGHGSPYRQRGVPVLGRTRSCSTGGLGYTSLRGRLSELLEGQMGHVLGRLLLLRRRRRHYGLVVAVGDVLAVLGSWLSGLPSAVYLVAYSSHYEGRLRLPWPCGWLLNQASIKTIWSRDSLTANDLSQQLKRAVVFLGNPFLDVVSADTSESLPLPALQLALVPGSRLPEAARNFALMLRVLALLPEEWARSQPLRLRAALVPELDGSRVAKLAGSLGWRLEASNRLVRGPLAVELGWGQFGEILASSQLVLCMAGTAAEQAVGLGKPVLQLVGQGPQFTAGFAEAQRRLLGPGVRCAPGSSGSAASLAATAQLAQELLEQQSDPKQGPALRQSLAAIGLERIGAPGGSQAIAAAIMAMLRPNQGL from the coding sequence TTGAAACCGGTTCTGCTACTCAGCAACGGCCACGGGGAAGACCTCAGTGGTGCCCTTGTAGCTGCCGAGCTGATGCAGCGGGGAATCCCGGTTGAGGCCCTGCCCTTGGTGGGTCACGGCAGCCCCTATCGCCAGCGGGGCGTGCCGGTGCTGGGCCGCACCCGCAGCTGCAGCACGGGCGGTCTCGGCTACACCAGCCTGCGCGGACGGCTCAGCGAGCTGCTGGAAGGCCAGATGGGCCATGTGCTCGGCCGGCTATTGCTTCTACGCCGCCGCCGCCGCCACTACGGCCTGGTGGTGGCCGTGGGCGATGTGCTGGCGGTACTGGGGAGCTGGCTCTCGGGCCTGCCCAGCGCCGTTTACCTAGTGGCTTACTCCAGCCACTACGAAGGCCGCCTGCGCCTGCCCTGGCCCTGCGGCTGGCTGCTGAACCAAGCAAGCATCAAAACCATCTGGAGCCGCGATTCCCTAACCGCCAACGACCTCAGCCAGCAACTGAAACGTGCCGTGGTCTTCCTCGGCAATCCCTTCCTCGACGTGGTGAGCGCCGACACAAGCGAATCACTGCCACTGCCGGCGTTGCAATTGGCGCTGGTGCCAGGCAGCCGCCTGCCGGAAGCGGCGCGCAATTTCGCTCTAATGCTGCGGGTGCTGGCCCTGCTGCCCGAGGAATGGGCGCGCAGCCAGCCCCTGCGGCTACGCGCCGCCCTAGTGCCTGAGCTCGACGGCAGTCGCGTTGCCAAGCTGGCCGGCTCCCTGGGCTGGCGGCTCGAGGCAAGCAACCGGCTGGTTCGCGGCCCCCTGGCAGTTGAACTTGGCTGGGGTCAGTTTGGGGAGATCTTGGCCTCCTCCCAGCTGGTGCTGTGCATGGCTGGCACCGCCGCCGAACAGGCCGTGGGGCTAGGCAAGCCAGTGCTGCAGCTGGTGGGACAGGGCCCCCAATTCACAGCGGGCTTTGCTGAAGCCCAGCGCCGCTTGCTTGGCCCTGGCGTGCGCTGCGCCCCCGGCAGCAGCGGCAGTGCAGCAAGCCTGGCCGCCACCGCCCAGCTAGCCCAGGAACTGCTGGAGCAGCAAAGCGATCCCAAGCAAGGACCAGCCCTACGCCAGTCCCTGGCGGCCATTGGCCTGGAGCGAATCGGCGCGCCCGGCGGCAGCCAGGCGATCGCAGCGGCGATCATGGCAATGCTGCGCCCTAATCAAGGTCTCTGA
- a CDS encoding M48 family metallopeptidase, with amino-acid sequence MTSAEAPSLFEQAMQRYQEGVAPAELIDSFIAITEQSPNQSAGWTCLAWLQLLDEQPQAALRSAKTAVRLNPQDPQARINLSLAMLETGAKGVREHVEIVQRVMAMAPEMTGELQESIADGLVRKPGWKAMEKLKAWLAG; translated from the coding sequence ATGACCTCAGCAGAAGCACCCTCCCTGTTCGAGCAGGCAATGCAGCGCTACCAGGAGGGAGTGGCACCAGCTGAATTGATCGATAGCTTCATCGCCATCACCGAGCAGTCCCCCAACCAGTCGGCGGGATGGACCTGCCTGGCCTGGCTGCAGCTGCTCGATGAGCAACCCCAAGCCGCCCTGCGCTCCGCCAAAACTGCCGTGCGCCTCAACCCCCAGGATCCCCAAGCCCGCATCAACCTGAGCCTGGCCATGCTGGAAACGGGCGCCAAAGGGGTGCGCGAACACGTCGAAATTGTGCAGCGGGTAATGGCAATGGCGCCTGAGATGACTGGCGAACTGCAGGAGTCGATCGCCGATGGCCTAGTGCGCAAACCAGGCTGGAAGGCCATGGAGAAGCTGAAGGCCTGGCTGGCGGGTTGA
- a CDS encoding iron-sulfur cluster assembly accessory protein: protein MGTETVTAVAAQAQPTFTAKDGKGILITEPAMKQLGALMNQQGEAKVLRVGVRSGGCSGMSYTMDFIDASAIQGDDEHYTYEPADAPSFAVVCDPKSLLYIYGMQLDFSSALIGGGFNFTNPNASQTCGCGSSFAV from the coding sequence ATGGGTACGGAAACTGTCACAGCTGTTGCAGCCCAGGCCCAACCCACCTTCACAGCCAAAGACGGGAAAGGGATCCTGATCACCGAACCGGCCATGAAGCAGCTGGGGGCTCTGATGAACCAGCAGGGCGAGGCCAAGGTGTTGAGGGTGGGCGTGCGCTCCGGGGGCTGCAGCGGCATGAGCTACACGATGGACTTCATCGATGCCAGCGCGATCCAGGGCGATGACGAGCACTACACCTACGAACCTGCCGATGCTCCCAGTTTCGCGGTGGTGTGTGATCCCAAGAGCCTGCTCTACATCTACGGAATGCAGCTGGATTTTTCCTCAGCCCTAATCGGCGGCGGCTTTAACTTCACCAACCCCAATGCCAGCCAAACCTGCGGCTGCGGCAGCTCGTTTGCGGTGTGA
- the zds gene encoding 9,9'-di-cis-zeta-carotene desaturase gives MQVAIVGAGLAGLSAAVDLVDAGHQVDLYEARPFLGGKVGSWVDEGGNHIEMGLHVFFFNYANLFALMRKVGAIDNLLPKDHTHLFVNTGGDLRELDFRFALGAPFNGLKAFFTTPQLDWIDKLRNALALGTSPIVRGLVDYEGAMKTIRALDRISFQEWFVGHGGSEQSIKRMWNPIAYALGFIDCEAISARCMLTIFMMFASKTEASKLNLLKGSPHRWLTGPILDYIQQRGGRLHLRHRVTEVHFEEGEAGVDGQPATRVSSLTLGTPEGDVSVVADTYLAACDVPGIQRMLPQTWRRWPLFDNIYKLDAVPVATVQLRYDGWVTELGDGAAATAARADLSSPAGLDNLLYTADADFSCFADLALASPEDYRKQGQGSLLQCVLTPGDPWIPKKTEEIVAHTDAQVRSLFPSAAGLKLVWSNVVKLAQSLYREAPGMEPYRPEQATPVANFYLAGSYTKQDYIDSMEGATMSGRLAAAAILGSQAALATNTSVS, from the coding sequence GTGCAGGTCGCCATCGTGGGAGCGGGACTGGCCGGTTTATCTGCGGCGGTGGATCTGGTGGATGCCGGCCATCAGGTGGATCTCTACGAGGCCCGGCCGTTTCTGGGCGGCAAGGTGGGCAGCTGGGTGGATGAGGGCGGCAACCACATTGAGATGGGGCTGCATGTGTTCTTTTTCAACTACGCCAACCTCTTCGCCCTGATGCGCAAGGTGGGGGCGATCGACAACCTGCTGCCCAAGGACCACACCCACTTGTTTGTGAATACTGGCGGCGATCTGCGCGAGCTCGACTTTCGCTTCGCCCTTGGCGCGCCCTTCAACGGCTTGAAGGCCTTCTTCACCACTCCCCAGCTCGACTGGATCGACAAGCTGCGCAATGCCCTAGCCCTGGGCACCAGCCCGATCGTGCGCGGCTTGGTGGACTACGAGGGGGCAATGAAGACGATCCGAGCCCTGGATCGGATCAGCTTCCAGGAGTGGTTTGTGGGCCATGGCGGCAGTGAGCAGAGCATTAAGCGGATGTGGAATCCGATCGCCTATGCCCTGGGCTTCATTGATTGCGAGGCGATCTCGGCCCGCTGCATGCTGACGATCTTCATGATGTTTGCTTCTAAAACCGAGGCCTCCAAGCTCAACCTGCTCAAAGGCTCGCCCCACCGCTGGCTCACGGGCCCGATCCTCGACTACATCCAGCAGCGCGGCGGCCGGCTGCATCTGCGCCACCGGGTCACGGAGGTGCATTTCGAGGAGGGGGAAGCTGGCGTCGATGGCCAGCCCGCTACCCGGGTGAGCAGCCTCACTCTCGGCACCCCTGAGGGCGATGTCTCTGTAGTCGCAGACACCTATTTGGCCGCCTGCGATGTGCCTGGTATTCAGCGAATGCTGCCCCAAACCTGGCGCCGCTGGCCCCTATTCGACAACATTTACAAACTTGATGCGGTGCCGGTGGCCACCGTGCAGCTCCGTTATGACGGCTGGGTGACCGAGCTCGGTGATGGCGCCGCCGCCACCGCCGCCCGCGCCGATCTCAGCAGCCCCGCTGGCCTCGACAACCTGCTTTATACCGCCGACGCTGACTTCAGCTGCTTCGCCGATCTGGCCCTGGCCAGTCCCGAGGATTACCGCAAACAGGGGCAGGGCTCCTTGCTCCAGTGCGTGCTCACCCCAGGTGATCCCTGGATTCCCAAGAAAACCGAAGAGATCGTGGCCCACACCGACGCCCAAGTGCGAAGCCTGTTCCCTTCGGCCGCGGGCCTGAAGCTGGTGTGGAGCAACGTGGTGAAGCTGGCCCAGTCCCTTTACCGCGAGGCTCCCGGCATGGAGCCTTACCGGCCAGAGCAAGCCACGCCGGTAGCCAATTTTTATCTGGCCGGTAGTTACACCAAGCAGGATTACATCGATTCGATGGAAGGCGCCACCATGAGTGGGCGCTTAGCCGCAGCGGCGATCCTGGGAAGCCAGGCTGCGCTGGCCACCAACACCTCTGTTTCGTAG
- a CDS encoding SRPBCC family protein — MGRWLEHSVTTEIRASVDQVWEVWSDLEAMPQWMRWIESVVTEPGDPDLTDWTLAAQGFRFHWKARISQRVEAQQLHWESVGGLPTKGAVRFYSQAPELTAVKLSVSYELPGVLAPLMEPSILGGIVTKELQANLDRFRDLVETRNP, encoded by the coding sequence ATGGGCCGTTGGCTTGAGCACAGCGTCACCACAGAGATCCGGGCCTCGGTGGATCAGGTGTGGGAGGTATGGAGTGACTTGGAGGCGATGCCCCAGTGGATGCGCTGGATCGAGTCGGTTGTAACCGAGCCGGGCGATCCCGATCTCACCGATTGGACCCTGGCGGCGCAGGGTTTCCGCTTCCATTGGAAAGCCCGTATCAGCCAGCGGGTGGAGGCCCAGCAACTGCACTGGGAGTCGGTGGGAGGCCTGCCCACTAAGGGAGCGGTGCGCTTCTACTCCCAGGCGCCCGAGCTCACGGCGGTCAAGCTGAGCGTCAGCTATGAATTGCCTGGGGTCTTGGCACCATTGATGGAACCAAGCATCCTGGGTGGAATTGTGACCAAGGAGCTTCAGGCCAACCTTGACCGATTCCGTGATCTCGTTGAAACCCGCAACCCTTAA
- a CDS encoding uroporphyrinogen-III synthase: MASDSYLSGRSIAVTRAETQLGEARRLFEAAGARVVDLPALVVTQPDEWGPLDDALAELDDFHWLVFSSGNGVEAVEQRLRRIGRSLARRPSHLKIAAVGRKTAAQLESLGSPADFIPPSFVADSLLEHFPVSGWGLRLLLPRVQSGGRTLLADAFAAAGVRVVEVAAYETGCPEGLPSAAVAALEHRRLDAITFSSGKTVSHTCQLLEGAFGPTWSSQLEGVAVVSIGPQTSERCLQLLGRVDAEADPHDLNGLVEACGRSLRARPSPPACPDAG; encoded by the coding sequence ATGGCTTCTGACTCCTATCTGAGCGGCCGCAGCATCGCCGTGACCAGGGCCGAAACCCAGCTAGGGGAAGCCCGGCGCCTGTTTGAAGCCGCTGGCGCCAGGGTGGTCGACCTCCCTGCCTTGGTGGTGACCCAACCAGATGAATGGGGGCCCCTCGACGATGCCCTGGCCGAGCTCGATGATTTCCACTGGCTGGTTTTTTCCAGTGGCAACGGAGTTGAGGCAGTGGAGCAGCGGCTGCGCCGCATCGGCCGCTCCCTGGCACGGCGGCCCAGCCACCTCAAGATCGCTGCGGTAGGCCGCAAAACCGCGGCGCAGCTCGAATCGCTTGGATCGCCCGCCGACTTCATCCCGCCCAGCTTTGTGGCTGACAGCCTGCTCGAGCACTTTCCCGTCTCAGGCTGGGGGCTGCGCCTTTTGCTGCCCCGGGTGCAGAGCGGCGGCCGCACACTGCTAGCGGATGCCTTCGCCGCTGCTGGTGTCCGGGTGGTTGAAGTTGCCGCCTACGAAACCGGCTGTCCCGAGGGTTTACCCAGCGCTGCGGTGGCCGCCTTAGAGCACCGGCGCCTCGACGCCATCACCTTCAGCAGCGGCAAAACCGTGAGCCACACCTGCCAGCTGCTGGAAGGGGCTTTCGGGCCCACCTGGAGCAGCCAGCTGGAGGGGGTGGCGGTGGTTTCAATTGGACCCCAAACCAGCGAGCGCTGCCTGCAGCTACTCGGCCGCGTCGATGCTGAAGCCGATCCCCATGACTTGAATGGACTGGTGGAGGCCTGCGGCCGCAGCCTCAGAGCTCGGCCGTCACCGCCTGCTTGCCCTGACGCAGGGTGA
- a CDS encoding TPR domain-containing glycosyltransferase, whose translation MLSLSMIVRNEAERLERCLASVAGFVDEMVLLDTGSSDATIAIAESCGAVVHQLPWPGDFAPARNEALGHVNGDWVLVLDADEWLLPEARQPLQALMAEPDLLLINLLRQELGAAQSPYSNVSRLFRRHPAIHWSRPYHSMVDDSVLALLGKEPHWQLADCAVPALAHDGYRTDLLASGAKAKRLRQAMEADLASQPGDPYACAKLGSLEVSEGNRERGIALLQQGLARCPASRHPERYELLLHLAIALGSSDPKHASQLYRQALELPLPARLTLAARLNLSALLQEPGTTSQGALEEACELCRQACAAAPELGLGWLHLGISERRRGQLPAAIAAYRSALERDPNLAAAQQNLAVALLLSGDVPGARSGFRQAIALLEQQNRQSEAEALRQQAGSMVKLDDQ comes from the coding sequence ATGCTCAGTCTCTCGATGATCGTGCGCAACGAAGCCGAGCGGCTGGAGCGCTGCCTGGCCTCGGTGGCGGGCTTCGTCGATGAGATGGTGCTGCTGGACACCGGTTCCAGCGATGCCACCATCGCCATCGCCGAGAGCTGCGGTGCGGTTGTACACCAGCTGCCTTGGCCAGGGGATTTCGCGCCGGCCCGCAATGAGGCCCTAGGGCACGTGAACGGGGACTGGGTGCTCGTGCTCGATGCCGACGAGTGGCTGCTGCCCGAGGCCCGCCAGCCGCTCCAAGCCCTGATGGCCGAGCCGGATCTACTGCTGATCAACCTGCTGCGGCAGGAGCTGGGGGCGGCCCAGTCGCCTTACTCAAATGTGAGCCGCCTGTTTCGCCGCCATCCAGCCATTCACTGGAGCCGGCCCTACCACTCGATGGTGGATGACAGCGTGCTGGCCCTGCTGGGAAAGGAGCCCCACTGGCAACTGGCTGATTGCGCTGTGCCTGCCTTGGCCCACGATGGCTACCGCACTGATCTGCTGGCCAGCGGCGCCAAGGCGAAACGGCTGCGCCAGGCCATGGAGGCCGACCTGGCCTCCCAGCCGGGAGATCCCTACGCCTGCGCCAAGCTCGGCAGCCTGGAGGTGAGCGAGGGCAACCGCGAACGCGGCATTGCCTTGCTGCAGCAGGGGTTAGCCCGGTGCCCAGCCAGCCGCCATCCCGAGCGCTACGAGCTGCTGCTGCACCTGGCGATCGCCCTGGGCAGCAGCGACCCAAAACACGCCAGCCAGCTCTACCGCCAAGCCCTGGAGCTACCCCTGCCGGCGAGGCTCACCCTGGCGGCCCGGCTGAATCTGTCCGCCCTGCTGCAAGAGCCCGGCACCACGAGCCAGGGCGCCCTGGAAGAGGCCTGCGAATTGTGCCGCCAGGCCTGCGCAGCGGCGCCCGAACTGGGACTCGGCTGGCTGCACCTGGGGATCAGCGAGCGGCGACGCGGTCAGCTGCCGGCGGCAATCGCGGCCTACCGCTCAGCCCTGGAGCGCGATCCAAACCTGGCCGCCGCCCAGCAGAACTTGGCCGTGGCCCTGCTGCTCAGCGGTGACGTGCCAGGGGCCCGCAGCGGCTTCCGCCAGGCGATCGCCCTGTTGGAGCAGCAAAACCGGCAAAGCGAAGCGGAAGCACTGCGGCAACAGGCGGGCAGCATGGTCAAGCTGGATGACCAGTGA